Within Sphingomonas morindae, the genomic segment CCCCGCTGCGCGACTGGCTGTGCGACGCGCTCGCGCCCATGGCGGAGCGCGATCATCGCCGCATCGCGCTGCGCGCCGCCGTTCGCCGCGACCTGGAGCGCGACGGCCGCCTCGGCGATCTGGACGCCGATGTGGCGAGCCGCCGGATCGACGCCGAAGTGCGCGAGCGCGTGCGCGCGTCCGGCAAAACCAATGTCAGCCGCGCCGTGTCCGATCTCGTGCGCGCCGGGCTGATGCGCCGCCATTATCAGGGCTATCGCGTCGACCACGTCAATCGCGGCGCCCAGCGGCAGGCGGTCTATACCATTCCGGCGCCCGTGCGCCGTGCGCTGGGCGCCGTTCCTGGGCGGGGCAATCTCGCAACCCGATGAGATAATCAGAAAGATTGATCCAGATTATAGTTTATGTTTTTCACCAGCTTAGTGCGAGCAAGCCGCTTCAGGCGACAAAGAAAGTCACAATGCCCGCCATTGATGATCGCGCCCGCCGCCTCATATTGACATAGGTGAGCAATCTTATCGGCCGAAAAGCGGCTTAGCCGAATTTCCATCTACTCATCTCGGTAGAATTGGATACGATCTTCATCACCGGTTAACCTGCGGCATGAGCAAAGGCTATCAGACCCGCGGGGCGCCGCACGATGGTGATGGAGTAGAGGCGAGATGGAAGAGGCCAATCTGATTGAACTGACGGCCGAGATCGTCAGCGCGCATGTTTCGAACAACCAGATCGATACCGCCGAGGTGCCGGCCCTGATCGCGAATGTTCATCGGGCTCTCGCCGCCGCCACCGCGCCGCAGGCCGTCGAGGCGGAGCGCCCCGAGCCCGCCGTATCGATCAAGGCGAGCATCCGGCCCGATTATCTGGTCTGTCTTGAGGATGGCGCCAAGGTGAAGATGCTGAAGCGCTATCTGAGCGCGCGCTTCGGGCTGACACCGGACGAGTATCGTCGCAAATGGGGCCTGCCGCGCGACTATCCCATGGTCGCGCCCAACTATGCCGAAAAGCGCAAGCAGCTCGCGCTGGCGATCGGCCTTGGCCGCAAAAAGCCGGCCGAGCCCGTGGCGAAGACGCGCAAACCCCGCGCTCGCAAGGCCGAAACCGCCGAAGCGTGAGCGGTTTCGCATTGGACCGGTGGACGCATGGCCCTGGCTCGGCTAGCCGACATACGTCAATTCAGGAGGATAGACGATGAACAGTGCCGATCTCGCCCAGCACATCGCCGAAGGTCATTCGCTCAGCAAGGCGGATGCCAAGACCCTGGTGGACGCGGTGTTCACCGCCGTCGCCGAAGCGGCCGCGAAGGGCGAGGAAGTGTCGATCTCGGGCTTTGGCAAGTTCAAGGTCAAGGAGAGCGCCGCGCGCGAGGGCCGCAATCCGTCCACCGGCGCGACCATCCAGATCGCCGCGTCGCGCAAGCTCGGCTTCACCCCCGCCAAGGCGGTGAAGGACAAGCTGAACGGCTGATCCCCCTGTTCCGCACCCGCCGCCGCGAGGCAGGCGGGTGCGGGCACGGCGCCTACCCCCCTCCCCGCCCGCATCTCGGGCGACCAGGCTGAAGGCCTGCGCGGCGGCCCCGACAGGGCGCCCCCTTCTCTCTCCCCCCATCCATTCCTATCTCTGCTCCGTTAAGCGGTTAAGCCCAAGGTTAGAGGGTTAGCCGGCGCCCTCGAACGCGCGACTCACGGCGATGCGCCGAGTCGGCGGCACAGCTGCGTTCCCGAAGGATCGACGATCCGTTCCCGGAGGATCGACGCGCCTGTTCCCGAAGGATCGACGATCCGTTCCCGAAGGCCCGAAAGCCGTTCCCGGAGTGTCGACATCCGGTGCGCCACGGCGGCGCGCGCCTCGACATTGAATCAAATCCGCGAGCGGGCGGCCGATCTACGTTCAATGCGAAGAGGAGCGCGCGCGCGCGGCGCGGTCTGGCGTGGCCGGCGACGCTGGAAGCCGACACTTCGGGAACGCTCGCGGGCCGCGCCCCGGCCGCGGCCGGCTCAGCGTCCGAGCTGATGCTTGTTGCGCGCGTGATAGCCGCGCACGAAGCCGATAAAGGCGTTCTGGTAATTGGCCGGCGTGCGGGCGGGATCGCCCTCCACCCATTCGCGGAACTGCTGGTGGAGCGTCTGATAGTCCCAGCCGGGGCATTCGGCGCGAAGCGTGGCGAGGGTATCGTCCGTCACCCAGCCCTGGGTGGCGCGCGTCGAGAGGCTCGTGACGGTGCGGCGGATCGTCGCCATCGCGTCGATCAAGGGCGCGGGCTCGGCGCCCTCCCCGCCCGGCGCCATCGCCGCCGCATCGCCGTTGGTCGCGAGGGACGCTGCACGCTTGGCCCCCACGCGCGCGGCGCGCGGCGCAATGGCGGCGCCGGCGGCGGCAGGACGGCGGATCATGCGGAGCGCCGGCTCGCGCTTGCCGGCGGGCTGTTCCAGCCGCAGCGCATATCCGGGCAGCGCATCCTTTTCGGCGATCTTGGCGATCTCGAATTTGAAGCGGCGATATTGCCCCTCCGCGCCCGATTTCTCGAACAAAGTGGGCATGGTAATGGCGAAGCCGCCCTCCCCTGCGCCGCCGGCATGTTTGCGCGCCACCTTATAGAGCCAGCGCTCGCGGCCGCCCGAGATGTCGAAATAGGCGCGATCGATGGAGAGCACCCCGCCTTCCATCATCAGCCCTTCATAGAACCAGCCCGCCAGGCTCAACGACATGCCGCGCGAGCGCTCGGTCTTCTCGTCGACCAGCTGCGACCAGCTGTCGAGCCAGGAGAAGGTCGCCTCGCGGCGATTGTCGGCGCGGATATTGGTCTTCACCGTGGTCGATTGCAGGCGATCGAGCGCCTGGCCGAGCAGCTCATAGGCGCGCCCGGTGGTGGGGCGGCCGATCGCGCGCAGCAGATCAAAGGGCATGATATGCAGCGTGCGCGGAATATCGTTGAGGCCGCGCCGCCGCATATCGGAGATCATGCTCGCGCAGTAGATCAGGATGTCGGCATCCCAGATCGTCGCCATGCCATAATCTGGATTGGCCGAGACATGCACCCACACCTTGCCGTCCGGCGATCGATAGTCGATCGCCTTCAGCCGCTTCGCCTTGGCGAGGCTGAAGAAGGGCCGCTCCATCATCTCGCGCTGATCGCGCATCGGCAGATCGGAGAGATAGGGGAGGAAGAGATCGAACTGGGCGTCGATCGGGGTGCGGTTGGCGCGGGTCATGCCCGTGCCCGGGGCGCCGCATGCCCCCCGCCCCGCCCCGTCCGGGCCGCTGTCATCAAATGGTTTCCTGCAAGAAACATTAGCGCCGCAGGCCCCTTCCGTGGCGCTCCAGATCGCGCAGCGCCTCGCGCAGCGCGTCGGCGAGATCGGCGGGGGTAGCGCCCGATCCGGCATGGAGGCGCACGGTGACGCCCTGGCGGTTGGCGGAGAGCACGCTCAGCCCCGGGCGGCCGAGCCGCGAGGTCCAGCAGAAGAGCGCGGGCCGCTCCGCCTCTCCGGCGCGGGGCGCGGCCAGCAGGCGGCGCAGCACCTCGGCGGCGGGCACACCCCCCTCGCCCGCCGCCCGGCGCCGCGCCTGCTCGGCCGCAAGCCGCCCCGCCTCCGCCTCGATCAGCGCGGCGTCGCCGGGATCGGACAGGGCCTGGGCCAGGCCATAACCGGGGTTGAGCTGGATCTCCGCCGGCGAGGCGAAGGCGGCGATAACCGCCTCGGGCAGCCCGGCGACGCGGATCATCTTGGACAGCCAGCCCTTGGAGAGCTTGAGCCGCTCCGCCATGCGGGTGAGATGCCCCTCATAATGGGCGGTGAGCGCGGTCGCGTAGTTGCGCGCGCGCTCGAGATCGGACACGTCGCTGCGGGCGCGGTTCTCGAGATCGGCGAGACGGAAGGCGGCCTCGTCGTCAAGCTGCGCCACCTGCGCGAGGAACATCATGTCCGGATAGCTGTGCGCGCGCAGCCAGGCGATCGCCCAGTGGCGGCGCGTGCCCGCGATCACCTCATAATCGTGCGCGGGATCGCCTTCGACCCGCCGCACCACGGCCGGCACCTTCTGTCCGCCCTCGGCGATGATCGAATCGATCAGTTCGCGACAGCCGGCCTCCGACAGATCGGCATAGATGCGGGCATTGCCCGGCCAGATCCGCACCCGCGCGGGATCGAGCAGCAATTGGGTGACCTGCCGGACCTCGCCCGAGGCGACACGGGCGAGCGCGCTTTCGCGGCTGAGCAATGTGGCGGGCGCGAGCCGGGCGGCGCGCGGCGCCGTCTCCTCGGGGGGAGACCCCTCCCCCGTCTGATCCTCGCCCAGCAGGCCGGCCAAATATTCGGACTGTTTGCGCGCCATGGCTTACCTACTCAACGCGGGAGAAAGGGGGGAGCAAGGATCAGGCGGCATGGACGATCGCCTCCTCGGGCAGCGGCTCCACCCGCCCCCAGCCGCGTCGCACGAGCTGCTCGACCTGGGCGAGCGCCTCGTCGAGATTGGACCGGCAGCGCTTGTGCGTGCGGGCGGTGCCGATCGGCTTCTCCAGCTCGTAGATCGTCATCATCCGCAAGGCGGCATGGCTGATCTCGGCGGAATCGAGGATCGGTACGGGCAGCAGCGCCGGCCCGAACGTGCCCTCCATGATCTGCCGCACCATGGCGTGCGAGGGATCATTGGCATCGAATTTGGAGCAGAGCAGGCGGACAAAGCCATAATCCACCTCGATCCCGGCCTGAGCGAGCTGGCCGAGCACCTGATCCATCATCGACAGGAACTGCACGGTGGAGCAGAAATCCGGCGTGGTCGCCGCCAGCGGCACCAGCAGCGCATTGGCCGCCTGCATCACCGCCAAGCTGATCGTGCCCAGCGCGGGCGGCGGATCGAGGATCACCACATCATAGTTGCGCGCCAGATCCGCCAGGCCCTTTTTGAGCTTGCGGAAGCGGGTGGCGAGGATCGATCCGCCATCCGCGCCGGCGGCGGCAAGCTCATATTCCACATCGAACAGTTCGAGGTTGGACGGGATGAGATCGACATTGGGCCAGGGCGTCTTCTGCACGGCGTAGAGGAGATCGGCCTGGGTCGGGTCAATCGAGAGATAGGGATAGAGCGTCTGCTCGCGCGTGATGTTGAAATGCGGGTTGAAGCCGAAGAGCGTCGTGGTGGTCGCCTGGCTGTCGCAATCGACCACCAGCACGCGATAGCCCTGCACCGCGAAATAATGGGCGAGGTGGCAGGTGACGGTCGACTTGCCGACGCCGCCCTTGAAATTCTGCACCGCGATGATCGCGGGCTGATCCTGCTCCTGCCGCGCCGGCGAGGCATCCAGCACGGCGCGCATGTGCAGCAGCTCCTCCACCGTGTAGCCCAGCCTGCGGCCGCTATCGGACGCGGGCGGGGCGGGGAGGCGGCCATCCTCTTCCGCCATGCGGATGCGGTTGGTGGAGCAGCCGAGCAGCTGCGCGGCCTCGGCGATGCCGAAGCGGACATTCAGCCCCTTCCGGCTTTCGGGTAGAAAGGCTTTGCGGCGCAGGCGCTCGATCATGCGCTCGCCCGCCTCGGCCATATCCGAGATGCGGGCGACTTCTGAATGCTGTTCCACCACGTCTGGTGCCCCTGAAGCTTTATGAGTGCATAATGCTCCATAAAGCTTCAGGCAACCGGCTTATGGCCGGGCGGGATGCAGGCCGTGCCTTTCGTTGTCGATTGAATACCAGGCAGGGAGGCTGTTTCCTTTAGGAAACGGCCGAACGCGAATGCGGCGCCACTACGGAATATGGCGCAGAATCAACGGCATAGCCCATGTTTCCCGGAAGAAACGGCTAGGATTGGGGCGTCGGCGTGCCGATGGTGGCAATGCCCATCGGATCATCGCGCAGGCGCAGATAGAGGGTCGAGCCTGCCGGACGCGGTATGTCGAGGAGCGTCCCCACAAAGCCATCGGGCACGGCAAGGGCGCGGGTAAAGCCCGGATCCACCGCCACGCCGCGAATCAGATACAGCGCATCGCCGCCGAGCGTGCAGCCCGCCTCGGGCGCGGCCGGGCAGCGCAGCTGGTCGATGCGGGGGAGGCGGACGAGCACCGCGAGCGGATGCCACGCGCCAAGGGCTTCGCCGCGCCGCACCCGATAGCGCAGCGGGCCATAGAAGCCGGCCGGCGCGCCGGCGGTGTCGAGCCGGGCGACGGCGATCTGCGCATCCTGCTGGGTCAGGCCGTGGCCGAAGCTCAGGATCATCGCGGCGGCGGCATTGGCTTCCGGCGCGATCTCGATCTGCTCGTCGCCCGACCAGCCGGCGCCCTCCTGACGCAGCGAGAAGCGCAGCGCGCCGCCGGCCGGAAGCCGATCCTCACCCTGGAGGTGGATCGGCAGCGGCCCGGTGTCGGCCGGCGCGGTGATGGCGCGGGCGACCAGCATGGCGTCGGGCAGCGGCGGCCCCACCCGGGCGGAGAGCGTGCTGGCGCGCCCATCCTTGAAGCGGATGCGGGCGGTAGCGCTGCTGCCCTCGGCCAGTGCGGGGGCACCGGCCGGCGGATTGATCGTCAGCCGATCGCCCTGCGAATCCTGATCGAGCGTCGCCGGAACCCAGTCCTGCCCGGCGATGGTGACCGCCGCGACCTGATCAAGCCGCGTTCCGAGCAGCAGCCCCGGCGCGTTGCCGGCGCGGAGCGTGAGCGTGCGCGGCCGGGCCGCCTCGCCATAGGCGTGAAGCGGCAGCGCCTCGGGCTGATCCAGCCCGGTTTCGTCGAGCAGCAGCGTCAGCGCGCCGGGCTCGACACCGTCCAGCGGCAGCGCGAGCGCGAGGCGTTCCGCCCCGTCGGACGTGATCGCCACGGGCCGGGTCTCGCCCGAAGCCAGGCGCAGCCGCGCGCCGGTGACGCATGGCGCGGCGCCACCGCTGAGGTGAAGCGTCGCCGCGCGCCCTGCGGCAAGGCGATCGGCCTCGTCGGCGGCGATCTGCCATTGGCCGGGGCGGGGGAGGGCGAGCGCCAGGCTCGGCCCCTCATAGCCGTCAAAGCCCCACTGGCCATGGAGCGTGCCGGTGAGCGGCCCGGCAAGCGTCGACAGGCGTGGCCCCGCGCCGGCCACCACAAAGTCGCCCTGCGTCGCATCGGCATGCGCCGGAAGATCGAGCAGATGGCCGGCCGGGTCGCGCACGCGCAGCCGCAGATCATGCGCATAGCCGGTGGAGAAGACGAGCGGCGCGCCGGTGACCGGCACCAGCATCGATGCGCCGCCGGCGCAGATCGCCTCCGCCCCGGCGCTGAGCGGGGGCGGGGGGGCGGCCGCCACGGCCGGCAGGGCTGTGACGAGGACGGACTTGGGATTGTGGAAGGAGGGCGCCGCGTTGAGGATCAGCCGCGCGGCATCGCCCTGATCCTGGCGCAGCGCCGCGATATACTGGTATTTGGCGGTGTGCAGCGAGCTGAAGATGCCGATGATGTCGCGGATCGCGCCGATATAGGGGCTGTAGAAGCCGAGGCCGCCCTGCGGCGTGGCGGCCAGCTGCAGCGCGAGATCGGCGCCCGGTCCGGTCAGCGCGTCGCTGATCGCGCTGCTGTGGCCGTCGCTCAGCACCAGCGCGTCCTGGTTCTGCATCAGGCAGGACGCCTGGAGCGTGGGCAGCTTGTCGAGGCAGTCCGGATTGATCTTGATGCCCAGCGTGCGCGCGAGAACGGGCGTTATCCGCGCCAGCCGGGCCGGATCATCCGCCGCAGCCGGCGCGCGCACCGCCGCGAGATAGCGATCCAGCCGCGAGCGATCGAGCGTGGCCTGGTTGATATCCTGCGCGGCGCGGACGAAGGCGCCGGGCTTACCGCGCACGGCGCTGCGCAGCGTTGGAAAATCGCCGCCCGTCTCGGGCGCGAGGAAGAGCAGCACCTGCTGCGCATCGGGCGGCACGCGCAGGCTTAGCCCCGCGCGGCCCGCCTTGGTCCAGGTTTCGACGCGGCTGAACCACGCCTCGGGGGGCGGGTTGGTCGCGCCGCGCAGAAAGGCGGCGATCAGCAGATAATGGGCGGCCTGATCGGGCGGCAGATCGGCGCGCACACTCAGCTGGTCGCCCGCCGCAAGGCCGGGCACGGCGGCGATCGGGAGGCTGCGGCCGCCGCGGAGCACCGAGACACGGAGCGTCGGGCCGGTCAGATCAAAGGGCGCCGGATCGGCCCGCGCGATCCCGGCGGCGGCGGCGAGGCCGATCAGCGCGGCGGCGAAACCCCAGTTCGACATGTCTGCTCTTCCTCCACCCATGCCCGATCGACCCGCCTCTACGGCCGCCGGGCTGAACGCCGCTTTTCCCGACCGGAAAAATGCGCGGCCGCACGCATCGGATGCAC encodes:
- a CDS encoding MucR family transcriptional regulator, which encodes MEEANLIELTAEIVSAHVSNNQIDTAEVPALIANVHRALAAATAPQAVEAERPEPAVSIKASIRPDYLVCLEDGAKVKMLKRYLSARFGLTPDEYRRKWGLPRDYPMVAPNYAEKRKQLALAIGLGRKKPAEPVAKTRKPRARKAETAEA
- a CDS encoding ParB/RepB/Spo0J family partition protein, which codes for MARKQSEYLAGLLGEDQTGEGSPPEETAPRAARLAPATLLSRESALARVASGEVRQVTQLLLDPARVRIWPGNARIYADLSEAGCRELIDSIIAEGGQKVPAVVRRVEGDPAHDYEVIAGTRRHWAIAWLRAHSYPDMMFLAQVAQLDDEAAFRLADLENRARSDVSDLERARNYATALTAHYEGHLTRMAERLKLSKGWLSKMIRVAGLPEAVIAAFASPAEIQLNPGYGLAQALSDPGDAALIEAEAGRLAAEQARRRAAGEGGVPAAEVLRRLLAAPRAGEAERPALFCWTSRLGRPGLSVLSANRQGVTVRLHAGSGATPADLADALREALRDLERHGRGLRR
- a CDS encoding HU family DNA-binding protein yields the protein MNSADLAQHIAEGHSLSKADAKTLVDAVFTAVAEAAAKGEEVSISGFGKFKVKESAAREGRNPSTGATIQIAASRKLGFTPAKAVKDKLNG
- a CDS encoding replication initiator protein A; the encoded protein is MTRANRTPIDAQFDLFLPYLSDLPMRDQREMMERPFFSLAKAKRLKAIDYRSPDGKVWVHVSANPDYGMATIWDADILIYCASMISDMRRRGLNDIPRTLHIMPFDLLRAIGRPTTGRAYELLGQALDRLQSTTVKTNIRADNRREATFSWLDSWSQLVDEKTERSRGMSLSLAGWFYEGLMMEGGVLSIDRAYFDISGGRERWLYKVARKHAGGAGEGGFAITMPTLFEKSGAEGQYRRFKFEIAKIAEKDALPGYALRLEQPAGKREPALRMIRRPAAAGAAIAPRAARVGAKRAASLATNGDAAAMAPGGEGAEPAPLIDAMATIRRTVTSLSTRATQGWVTDDTLATLRAECPGWDYQTLHQQFREWVEGDPARTPANYQNAFIGFVRGYHARNKHQLGR
- a CDS encoding AAA family ATPase, whose amino-acid sequence is MAEAGERMIERLRRKAFLPESRKGLNVRFGIAEAAQLLGCSTNRIRMAEEDGRLPAPPASDSGRRLGYTVEELLHMRAVLDASPARQEQDQPAIIAVQNFKGGVGKSTVTCHLAHYFAVQGYRVLVVDCDSQATTTTLFGFNPHFNITREQTLYPYLSIDPTQADLLYAVQKTPWPNVDLIPSNLELFDVEYELAAAGADGGSILATRFRKLKKGLADLARNYDVVILDPPPALGTISLAVMQAANALLVPLAATTPDFCSTVQFLSMMDQVLGQLAQAGIEVDYGFVRLLCSKFDANDPSHAMVRQIMEGTFGPALLPVPILDSAEISHAALRMMTIYELEKPIGTARTHKRCRSNLDEALAQVEQLVRRGWGRVEPLPEEAIVHAA